CCTGGAAGCTTTATGATTTTACTGCAACGGTTGATATCTATGACCCGGCAACAAACACGATTACGCCTGCGGCTCCTATGAACATAAAGAGATGGTCCCATGCCCAGGTTACATTGAATAACGGCAAGGTCCTCGTAGTAGGCGGAAGGGATGCGGTAACAGGTACGACTGTGGGTTCTCATGTTCTTAAAAGTGCAGAGCTTTATGACCCGGCAACAAACACGTGGACCTTTACAGGTTCAATCAGCGTTGCCCGCAGAAGCCCGACAATAACTCTCCTTAATGACGGCAGGGTGCTTGTAGCAGGCGGCGGCGACCGTGCAAGTTCAACGGTAACACTGCCGTTGTCAATTGCGGAAATTTATGACCCTGCAACAGGGACATTCTCAGTTGTCGGCAACATGACAACACCGAGAAATGCCCATAGCGCAACTCTTCTTAATGATGGAACAGTTTTAATTACCGGCGGAACAGTCGGTATCAGCACTGTATGGCCCACAACTCTGGCAGAGATATTCAATCCTGCAGACAACAGTTTCACAGCAGTTGGTCCTTCATTATTCCCACATCTTGCACAGGTTGGCGTTAAAATGAGGGATGGCAGGGTACTGATTCCGGGAAGCTACTATAATGATCAACATAACACGGAAAGGGGAAACATTAGTCCTGAGTGCGAAATCTATGATCCTGCAACAAGGACTTTCTCTGCAACAGGTTCGATGTACAAAAAGAGAGTAGATGTTGGCGGACAGCTTCTCCTTGACGGCAATGTCCTTATATCAGGCGGCGTATCAACAGACCTGCAAAGAAGATGGCCAACTATGTTCCAGACAAGCTCGGAAGTCTATGACCCCAAAACAGGGATATGGCTTCTTTCCGGTCTTATGAGGGACGGCAGGGACGAGTTCAGCGGAATCCAGTTTGATGACGGACGGATATTTGTAAGCGGCGGATTCACGAAAGTAGGAACACTCCCATCAGCTGTTCTGGATACAACTGAAATTTACACCCCCGGGTTAATTAGCCAGATTAGAGGACTAATTAATGTAATCAATGACCTTCCAGATTCAGCGTTGAAATCAGGTACTGGAAGCCGCGGTGCTCTTCTTACAAACGTAAAAGATGTAGGGAAATACCTTGGCGTAAGTTTTGAAGATATGGACCTCTGGGCTCAAAATAAAAGTGAGTATGATGGTAAAGATATAGGAGAAAACCCAGGTGGTTATGACACAAAGCATGTTGTAAACAATAATGGCGTATATCACAGGCCGGGCTTTAGGTATCCTGAAGTAAACTGTGCAGGTTGCCACGGAGAGAATCTGAGGGGTGATATCGGACCTTCTTGTTACACCTGCCACGGACCTAAATGGGTTGCCAAAACTACTCCTGTTGATTATAACAAAGCCCTCGACCAGGCTAACAAACTCCTTTCAAGGATGGATGGTTGCTCAGGCAAAGTGCAAACAGATGATCTGATTGTTGATTGTACACAGCAGAAATATGTCGGTGGTGTTCTGAACGTATTGAGAGGGAGCATTCAGAAAATACTGACACCTAACCAGATTCCAACAGTTTCAGTTACTGCCACGCCAACATCAGGTTTAGAGCCGTTAGCAGTTGCATTTACATCAACAGCGAGCGACACAGACGGGACAATAGATGCTTACTACTGGCAGTTCGGCGACGGCAAGACCAGCAACATAGCAAACCCGACACATACCTATTCATGTGACGGGACTTACATTGCAACGCTCCGCGTAACGGACAATGCAGGCGGTTCAGCTCAGGCATCTGTGACAATAACAGTTGATCCTGCGAGCTCAACTTTGACCTATAACTGCGATGTACAGCCGGTTTTTGACCACTACTGTGTTGGCTGTCACGGCTCATTTGGCGGTGTGACTCTTACTAGTTGTGCAACAACAGCGACACCCGGTCCTAACGGTCCAAACATAGTCCCCGGCGACGCTGCGGCAAGCCTTCTCTATCAGGAGATTGCAAGCGGCGATATGCCTCCGTCAGGTGCCAGAGTACCAGCTGACGCTGTGGCAAGAATAGGCGCTTGGATTGACAGTCTTGATCCGCTTGATCCAAACTACTGCGATTAAGAGGTCTGATTTAAAGTAACAAGAATATATAAACAAGAGAGCCGGTATAAAAAAATACCGGCTCTTTTTTATTTTATTTGGGTTTATTTTAGAAAAAGCCTGTCAATTCTGTAGAACTGAAGGATTTTAAAGATTTCCCTTGATATACTTTATCATTTCCTCTTTATCCGCCTCTGAGAGCGGTGTGAGCTCAAGTCCGAGGAGGTATGTTTTTTCTTCAGTAATCATAGCCCTTACAACTTCCCCTTTGACTGAGATAAGCTTTTCTCCAAGGGCTACAGAGATTTCCAAAATCGAGTGAAGAGGGAATGGATAACCGCATTCAATAAGCATTCCGCATTCACTTATATCTACCGTCTTTGCTATTCCCTGACGTTTGTCAAATTCCTTCTGGTCAAAGAAATTATAGTACAACAGGTTGATTGATTTAATACGCGGATATCTTCTGCGGTCATGCGATTCTGTTTTTGGAAAATCCATAATAGTTATTTTACTTGTCATATCCAAGTTTTGTCAACAATATCGAGCAATTTTAAAAAACTTCTTTTCAGAAACCTTCTTATCATCTATATTACCTGCCAATTCTGATAATTAACTTTCCCTGTATATAATATGGAAAAAAACATTAACGATTCACAGATTCTAAATGACATTCCAATAAAACGGTTTATAAACATTGCCAAAAAACATGCAGTGCAATCGGCGCTTCTTTATGAACATGTTAATAAATATCATTCTATCAGCTATAATGAATTCCTGCTTCGTGTTTCTGCTTTTGCGGCAGGTCTTAAAAAAATCGGCGCTTCAAAAGGAGACAGGCTTGCTATCATTCATGCTAACTCACCTGAGTGGATAATCTGTGATCTGGCATGTCTGGCATTGGGGGTTGTTGATATTCCTCTTTATAAGAGCATTACCAATGAACAGCTGACCTACATAATCAATCAATGCGCTCCTAAATTCTTCCTTCTCTCGAATTACAGGTCATACAGGAAGATAATGGAGACAAACTCAGAGGTATTAAAAGAAACTAAATTTATTATTGCAGAGAAGCCTAATGATATTGGAAAGGAAATACCTAATTTGTTTTTTTACGACTCCGTTTACAGGATGGGACTTGCTGAAGTTGAGAAAGGTGAGTTCTCAATCGATGAAGCAGCCTTGCTAATAAGTGCAGATGATGATGCAACGATAATATATACATCAGGCACGACAGGACAGCCAAAGGGTGTCGTTATAACAAACAGAAATATAGTTTCAGAAATAGATGGTCTTTATAAGGCGATAGAAACCAAAGAGAATGACAGCATAATATCCTTTCTTCCATTAAGCCATGTCCTTGCACGTCTTGTTGACTACTTCATAATATTTAGCGGAAGAACTATTGCCTATTCTGAAACAATGGAGGCATTGGCAAAAAACCTTGTTGAAATAAAACCGACTCTTCTCGTAGGTGTGCCAAGGGTTTATGACAAACTTTATTCTGCGATTCGTGATGCTGCTAAAGATGGGTATGCAAAGGCACTTCTTGAATGGGGAATTAGGATCGGAGAGCGATGGAACAGCGCAGCTGATAGAGGTGAAGTTCCTGCACTTTTGCTGAGGGTATTACACTTCATAGCTGACAGACTTATCTACTCAAGGATCAGGGAAAAACTGGGCGGGAATATCAGGATACTGATATCCGGAGGTGCACCGCTGCGCAGGGATGTTGCAACTTTCTTCAGGAACCTTGGGCTTGTAATACAGGAAGGATATGGCCTTACTGAAACTTGCTGTGCAGTAACTCTGAACAGAAAGGATAGAATAAAGATAGGAACAGTGGGGGAGGCGGTTGAAGGCGCAGAAATTAAAATCGCTGAGAACAATGAGATCCTTATCCGCGGGCCCATGATAATGAAAGGTTACTACAGGAATGAAACTGCAACATCAGAGGTTATAGACAAAGAAGGATGGCTTCATACAGGGGATGCTGGTTTTATAGACACAGACGGCTACATTACAATAAATGACAGGATTAAGGAGCTTATAAAGACATCGAGCGGCAAGTACGTAGCTCCACAAAAATTGGAACATTTGCTGACAGAAAACAGCATGATTGCAAATGCTGCAATAATTGGAGACGGAAGGAAATTCATTTCTGCTCTTATAGTACCCGAGAAAAAATTTATATCCGGGAAGGCGCAGCAGCTTGGACTCAGTGCTCTCAATAATAATGAGTTTTTAAATAACCAGTCTGTTACGGCACTATACAAATCTCTTATATCAGATATTAACCGTAATCTTGAAAGCCATGAGAAAATAAAAAGCTTCAGACTGTTAGAAAATGATTTCTCTGTGGAAGGGGGAGAGCTTACACCTACACTTAAACTAAGAAGAAAAATCATATCTGAAAAGTACGGATATCTTATAGAAAGTATCTATGAAGGGTTTGATTGAGTTTAGGATTGACATTTAAATACCCTTATTATAATTAGCGTGCGGAACTTTTACAACTGTTTGCTTTATAAGAAAAAAATGTGATTTCACCAAGAGAGGAGGACGCCCGTGAACATTGTTGTTTGTATGAAACGCGTGCCGGACACAGCGGCGAAAATCCGTGTGAGTTCTAACGGAAAAACTATTGATGAGAGCGGAATTGAGTATGTAATCAATCCATATGACGAGTATGCAATAGAAGAAGCATTGCGTATAAAGGAAAAATCAGGCGGAGAGGTTATAATCCTTACCCTTGATTCAAGCGATGCACAGCCTGTAGTAAGGAATGCACTTGCCATGGGAGCAGACCGTGCCGTTCTGCTCAAGTGCGCAGCAAAGCCGGTTGATTCACTTGCCACTGCGCAGGCTCTAGCGGCAGGTCTTAAGGAGCTTAATGCAGATATTATCCTTATGGGAAAGCAGGCTGTTGATTATGATAACCTGCAGGTAGGACCTATGGTGGGCCAGCTTTTAGGAATTCCTTGTGTGAGTGTAATAACAAAACTTGAGATAGCTGACGGCAAAGCAGTTGCAAGACGCCAGATTGAGGGAGGCGAAGAAGTCGTTGAGACAACATTGCCTGCTATATTCACAGCGCAAAAGGGATTGAATGAACCAAGATATGCTTCACTTAAAGGTATAATGGCAGCAAAGAAAAAGAGCCTTGTTGAAAAAGATGCACAGTCTGCAGAGGAGTGTATTGAAGTTTTAAAGATGGAAATACCTCCTGCAAGAAAAGGCGGCAGAATAGTAGGGCAGGGCATTGATGCAGTTCCTGAGCTTGTAAAATTACTCCAGTTTGAAGCTAAAGTACTATGATTAAAAGAGATCGGAGGAGAATCTGATGGCTAATATACTTGTATTTGCAGAACAGAGAGACGGAAAATTCAAAAAAAGCGCCTATGAAGTTATCGGTGCTGCTAAGAATATAGCATCACAGATTGGCGGGCAGGTGGTTGCTCTTGTGGTTGGTTCTGGAATTGAAGGAATCGCAGGAGAGCTTGCAGGATACGGTGCAGACAAGATAGTAGTAGCTGACAATGAAGTCCTTAAGCTTTATTCTACGGCCGGATATTCAGCCGCTGTTGTTGAAGCAGTGAAAAAGAACGATGCGGGTTGCGTTCTAATGCCGGCATCATTCATGGGAAAAGATTTGGCCCCTGCTGTTGCTGCAGCGCTGGGAACAGCATCTGCAACTGATGCAATCGGGATTGAGGTGGCTGATGGAGCTGTCGTTGCTACAAGGCCGGTTTATGGCGGCAAGAGCCTTGTAAAGGTAAAGTCTAAGAAGGCTCCTTTTATAGTGACATTGCGGCCTAATGTTTTTCCTGTACCTCAGAAAGATGAATCCAAAAGTGCAGCAATTGAAAAGATAGATGCCCATATAAGCGCAGACAGCATCAAGGCAAAGGTAAAAGAAGTTGTTGCCGGAGCTGCCGGAAAGCTTGACCTTACAGAAGCTTCTATAATAGTAGCAGGCGGAAGAGGAATGAAGGGTCCTGAAGGATTTAAAGTGCTTGAGGAACTCGCTGATGCAATCGGAGGAGTAGTCGGTGCGTCAAGGTCTGCTGTTGATGCCGGATGGATAAGCCAGGCTGACCAGGTCGGGCAGACGGGAAAGGTTGTTTCACCTACCCTTTATATTGCCTGCGGTATTTCAGGTGCAATACAGCATCTGGCAGGAATGTCATCTTCAAAGTGCATTGTAGCAATAAACAAGGATCCGGAAGCGCCGATTTTTCAGATTGCAGATTTCGGCATAGTAGGAGACCTGTTTGAAGTTGTCCCTGCCCTGAAGGCTGAAATCAAGAAAGCTGTCGGAGGCTGATACTTTAGCAGGAATACCTGGAAGGGTTGAAAAAATAGGAGAGCGAGATGGATGAAGAAACTTTGAAATTCGATGCCATAGTCGTTGGAGGCGGGCCTTCAGGAATGTGCGCTGCGTATACGATGGCAAAGGCAGGGATGGATGTTGCAGTGATCGAGCGCGGGGAATATCCCGGTTCAAAAAACCTTTTCGGAGGTATTCTATTTACCACCATTCTCAACAAGCTGATACCGAATTTCTGGGAAGAGGCTCCTGTTGAGCGGAATGTAATAAGCAGGAAGTTTTCATACCTCACAGAGGACAGTCAGCTCGCAGTGGAGCTTAAAACAGAGCAATATAACAAGCCTCC
The sequence above is drawn from the Candidatus Schekmanbacteria bacterium genome and encodes:
- a CDS encoding PilZ domain-containing protein → MDFPKTESHDRRRYPRIKSINLLYYNFFDQKEFDKRQGIAKTVDISECGMLIECGYPFPLHSILEISVALGEKLISVKGEVVRAMITEEKTYLLGLELTPLSEADKEEMIKYIKGNL
- a CDS encoding electron transfer flavoprotein subunit beta/FixA family protein codes for the protein MNIVVCMKRVPDTAAKIRVSSNGKTIDESGIEYVINPYDEYAIEEALRIKEKSGGEVIILTLDSSDAQPVVRNALAMGADRAVLLKCAAKPVDSLATAQALAAGLKELNADIILMGKQAVDYDNLQVGPMVGQLLGIPCVSVITKLEIADGKAVARRQIEGGEEVVETTLPAIFTAQKGLNEPRYASLKGIMAAKKKSLVEKDAQSAEECIEVLKMEIPPARKGGRIVGQGIDAVPELVKLLQFEAKVL
- a CDS encoding long-chain fatty acid--CoA ligase, which encodes MEKNINDSQILNDIPIKRFINIAKKHAVQSALLYEHVNKYHSISYNEFLLRVSAFAAGLKKIGASKGDRLAIIHANSPEWIICDLACLALGVVDIPLYKSITNEQLTYIINQCAPKFFLLSNYRSYRKIMETNSEVLKETKFIIAEKPNDIGKEIPNLFFYDSVYRMGLAEVEKGEFSIDEAALLISADDDATIIYTSGTTGQPKGVVITNRNIVSEIDGLYKAIETKENDSIISFLPLSHVLARLVDYFIIFSGRTIAYSETMEALAKNLVEIKPTLLVGVPRVYDKLYSAIRDAAKDGYAKALLEWGIRIGERWNSAADRGEVPALLLRVLHFIADRLIYSRIREKLGGNIRILISGGAPLRRDVATFFRNLGLVIQEGYGLTETCCAVTLNRKDRIKIGTVGEAVEGAEIKIAENNEILIRGPMIMKGYYRNETATSEVIDKEGWLHTGDAGFIDTDGYITINDRIKELIKTSSGKYVAPQKLEHLLTENSMIANAAIIGDGRKFISALIVPEKKFISGKAQQLGLSALNNNEFLNNQSVTALYKSLISDINRNLESHEKIKSFRLLENDFSVEGGELTPTLKLRRKIISEKYGYLIESIYEGFD
- a CDS encoding PKD domain-containing protein — its product is MIKGIKIKSIMIYFCFGVALISAAFLLSSDTSNAVCRAPDGCVGCHDFIGNTTYIVREAPGTCDRGDFTVGPNMSMGRFIHRTAKLQDGRILLTGGAWKLYDFTATVDIYDPATNTITPAAPMNIKRWSHAQVTLNNGKVLVVGGRDAVTGTTVGSHVLKSAELYDPATNTWTFTGSISVARRSPTITLLNDGRVLVAGGGDRASSTVTLPLSIAEIYDPATGTFSVVGNMTTPRNAHSATLLNDGTVLITGGTVGISTVWPTTLAEIFNPADNSFTAVGPSLFPHLAQVGVKMRDGRVLIPGSYYNDQHNTERGNISPECEIYDPATRTFSATGSMYKKRVDVGGQLLLDGNVLISGGVSTDLQRRWPTMFQTSSEVYDPKTGIWLLSGLMRDGRDEFSGIQFDDGRIFVSGGFTKVGTLPSAVLDTTEIYTPGLISQIRGLINVINDLPDSALKSGTGSRGALLTNVKDVGKYLGVSFEDMDLWAQNKSEYDGKDIGENPGGYDTKHVVNNNGVYHRPGFRYPEVNCAGCHGENLRGDIGPSCYTCHGPKWVAKTTPVDYNKALDQANKLLSRMDGCSGKVQTDDLIVDCTQQKYVGGVLNVLRGSIQKILTPNQIPTVSVTATPTSGLEPLAVAFTSTASDTDGTIDAYYWQFGDGKTSNIANPTHTYSCDGTYIATLRVTDNAGGSAQASVTITVDPASSTLTYNCDVQPVFDHYCVGCHGSFGGVTLTSCATTATPGPNGPNIVPGDAAASLLYQEIASGDMPPSGARVPADAVARIGAWIDSLDPLDPNYCD
- a CDS encoding electron transfer flavoprotein subunit alpha/FixB family protein codes for the protein MMANILVFAEQRDGKFKKSAYEVIGAAKNIASQIGGQVVALVVGSGIEGIAGELAGYGADKIVVADNEVLKLYSTAGYSAAVVEAVKKNDAGCVLMPASFMGKDLAPAVAAALGTASATDAIGIEVADGAVVATRPVYGGKSLVKVKSKKAPFIVTLRPNVFPVPQKDESKSAAIEKIDAHISADSIKAKVKEVVAGAAGKLDLTEASIIVAGGRGMKGPEGFKVLEELADAIGGVVGASRSAVDAGWISQADQVGQTGKVVSPTLYIACGISGAIQHLAGMSSSKCIVAINKDPEAPIFQIADFGIVGDLFEVVPALKAEIKKAVGG